One stretch of Bacteroidia bacterium DNA includes these proteins:
- a CDS encoding cytochrome c oxidase subunit II, translated as MIKLLVEVVIILTIIAITQLVRVFELTSELKADRSNDVTEKDNRMNARLMLTFLPIFFIFCLYWFVKYKKYFLPVSASESGVLTDELFNFNMLIITIVFVITQFLLFWFAFKYYARKGTKAYYYPHNNKLEFAWTVIPALALSVIIIFGLRVWDKIMTPADDAHSVVIELYGQQFQWTARYAGKDNVLGRTNYRLTDDATNPLAMDSTDEKGWDDIIVRHEFHIPVNREISFKFRSRDVIHSAYMPHFRAQMNVVPGMETMFHFKPTITTDQMRKITNNPAFDYILLCNKVCGASHYNMQMNIVVDTEADYEKWLSQQKPFYAAKLAAFEQSKLNASTSIAKK; from the coding sequence ATGATTAAGTTATTAGTAGAAGTTGTTATTATTCTCACCATAATTGCCATTACACAATTGGTACGGGTTTTTGAATTAACTTCTGAATTGAAAGCAGATCGTTCGAACGATGTAACCGAGAAAGACAACAGAATGAATGCTCGTTTGATGTTGACTTTTTTGCCAATTTTTTTCATTTTCTGTTTGTATTGGTTTGTTAAATACAAAAAATATTTTTTACCAGTATCTGCTTCGGAAAGTGGCGTTTTAACCGACGAATTGTTTAATTTTAACATGCTTATTATCACCATCGTTTTTGTTATAACACAATTTCTATTGTTCTGGTTTGCGTTTAAATATTATGCGCGCAAAGGCACAAAAGCATATTACTATCCACATAACAATAAATTAGAATTTGCGTGGACAGTTATTCCTGCGCTCGCTTTGTCGGTAATTATTATTTTTGGATTAAGAGTTTGGGATAAAATTATGACTCCTGCCGATGACGCACACTCTGTAGTAATTGAATTATACGGACAACAATTTCAGTGGACAGCTCGCTATGCTGGAAAAGACAATGTGTTGGGTAGAACCAATTATCGTTTAACAGATGACGCAACAAATCCACTTGCGATGGACTCGACAGATGAAAAAGGTTGGGACGATATTATTGTAAGACATGAATTTCATATCCCTGTGAATAGAGAAATTTCTTTTAAATTCCGCTCACGCGATGTGATACACAGTGCTTATATGCCACATTTCAGAGCACAAATGAACGTTGTGCCAGGTATGGAAACGATGTTCCATTTTAAGCCAACAATTACAACGGATCAAATGCGCAAAATCACTAATAATCCCGCTTTCGATTATATTTTGCTTTGCAATAAAGTTTGCGGAGCCAGTCATTACAATATGCAAATGAACATTGTAGTTGATACAGAAGCAGATTATGAAAAATGGTTGAGTCAGCAAAAACCTTTTTATGCCGCTAAATTGGCTGCTTTTGAGCAATCAAAATTAAATGCTTCAACAAGCATCGCGAAAAAATAA
- a CDS encoding cbb3-type cytochrome c oxidase subunit I, with amino-acid sequence MSMENHDHHSVAHHEEHHHEESFWRKYVFSMDHKTISRQFLVTAIIMAVVAMMLSIFFRLQLAWPGHPFGILHYFLGDRWAKGGVLDPDMYLALVTIHGTIMVFFVLTGGLSGTFANLLIPYQIGARDMASGFLNMLSYWFFLVSSIVMLSSFFIVTGPASGGWTIYPPLSALPQAMPGSGLGMTLWLVSIALFIVSSLLGGLNYIVTILNLRTKGMTMTRLPLTIWALFVTAILGVLSFPVLFAAVLLLIFDRSLGTSFYLSDIFIGGQALEQTGGSPILFEHLFWFLGHPEVYIVIMPAFGLASEIISVNARKPIFGYRAMIGSMLSIGFLSFLVWGHHMFLTGMNPFLGSVFVFTTLLIAIPSAVKVFNWLATLWKGNIRFTPAMLFAIGMVSTFISGGLTGIILADSALDINIHDTYFVIAHFHIVMGVSAILAMFGGIYHWFPKMFLRMMNKKLGYVHFWFTFIAAYGVFYPMHFLGMAGVPRRYYANTAFPMFDHLININIFITCCAIMGALAQGVFLFNFFYSAFRGPKATQNPWDSNTLEWTTPMAHTHGNWPGALPVVHRWPYDYSKPGKEHDFVPQTVPLEEGEIDGGGH; translated from the coding sequence ATGTCAATGGAGAATCACGATCATCATTCAGTTGCTCATCACGAAGAGCATCATCACGAAGAATCTTTTTGGAGAAAATATGTTTTCAGTATGGATCATAAAACCATATCGAGACAGTTTTTAGTTACGGCAATTATCATGGCTGTTGTTGCGATGATGTTGTCCATCTTTTTTAGATTGCAATTGGCTTGGCCTGGGCATCCGTTTGGGATTTTACATTATTTTTTAGGCGACAGATGGGCAAAAGGTGGAGTGTTAGATCCGGATATGTATCTTGCATTGGTTACTATTCACGGAACAATAATGGTGTTTTTTGTATTGACGGGCGGATTGAGCGGAACATTTGCTAATTTATTAATTCCATATCAAATTGGTGCTAGAGATATGGCTTCTGGATTTTTAAATATGCTTTCCTATTGGTTTTTCTTAGTTTCCAGTATTGTGATGCTTTCTTCGTTCTTTATTGTAACGGGTCCTGCTTCAGGCGGTTGGACAATTTATCCTCCGTTAAGTGCTTTGCCTCAGGCAATGCCAGGCTCAGGACTTGGAATGACGCTTTGGTTAGTGAGTATAGCTCTTTTTATCGTTTCTTCTTTATTGGGCGGTTTAAATTACATTGTAACCATTCTTAACTTAAGAACAAAGGGAATGACAATGACACGTTTGCCACTTACAATATGGGCATTGTTTGTTACAGCTATCCTCGGAGTACTTTCTTTCCCAGTTCTATTTGCAGCGGTTCTATTACTAATTTTTGATAGAAGTTTAGGTACTAGTTTTTATCTGTCCGATATATTTATTGGAGGTCAAGCCTTGGAACAAACAGGAGGAAGCCCGATTTTATTTGAACACTTATTTTGGTTTTTAGGTCATCCCGAAGTATACATCGTTATCATGCCCGCATTTGGTCTTGCTTCCGAAATTATTTCTGTGAATGCGCGTAAACCTATTTTTGGTTACAGAGCGATGATTGGATCCATGCTTTCCATCGGATTTTTATCCTTCTTAGTTTGGGGGCATCACATGTTCTTGACAGGAATGAATCCGTTTTTAGGTTCTGTATTCGTTTTTACAACCCTTTTAATTGCAATTCCTTCTGCCGTAAAAGTATTCAATTGGTTAGCTACTTTATGGAAAGGAAATATTCGTTTTACACCTGCAATGCTTTTTGCAATTGGAATGGTTTCTACTTTTATTTCTGGTGGATTAACAGGAATTATTTTGGCGGATTCAGCCTTGGATATTAACATTCACGATACGTATTTTGTTATTGCGCATTTTCACATTGTAATGGGCGTTTCCGCGATACTCGCCATGTTTGGAGGTATTTACCATTGGTTCCCGAAAATGTTTTTACGTATGATGAATAAAAAATTAGGTTACGTACATTTTTGGTTCACGTTTATAGCTGCTTACGGAGTGTTTTATCCAATGCACTTTTTAGGAATGGCAGGCGTTCCAAGAAGATACTACGCGAATACCGCTTTCCCGATGTTTGATCATTTGATAAACATCAATATATTTATTACTTGTTGTGCTATTATGGGAGCATTGGCGCAAGGCGTTTTCTTATTCAATTTCTTTTATAGCGCTTTCAGAGGTCCGAAAGCAACTCAAAATCCTTGGGATTCAAATACACTTGAGTGGACAACCCCGATGGCACATACACATGGAAATTGGCCTGGAGCATTGCCTGTTGTTCACCGTTGGCCTTATGATTACAGCAAACCTGGTAAAGAACATGATTTTGTTCCTCAAACCGTTCCTTTGGAAGAAGGAGAAATAGATGGTGGAGGACACTAA
- a CDS encoding nuclear transport factor 2 family protein, whose product MNQLTKEEIVKAYYSGFEKHEWNAVAELLADDFTFTSANNDDHISVDEFKKRCWGTSTFIKKVNHLKMTESGNDLILLVEIITTDNTVVRNVDIFTIAVGKIKSVEVFFGLGESFPGNKK is encoded by the coding sequence ATGAATCAACTGACCAAAGAAGAAATAGTTAAAGCTTATTATTCAGGCTTCGAAAAACACGAGTGGAACGCAGTAGCGGAACTACTTGCAGATGATTTTACATTTACCAGCGCCAACAACGATGATCATATTTCGGTTGACGAATTTAAAAAGAGATGCTGGGGCACCAGTACATTTATTAAAAAGGTGAATCATCTTAAAATGACGGAAAGCGGCAATGACCTGATTTTGCTGGTGGAGATAATTACCACAGATAATACGGTTGTTCGCAACGTGGATATTTTTACCATCGCCGTCGGAAAAATAAAATCGGTGGAAGTATTTTTTGGTTTAGGTGAATCGTTTCCGGGAAACAAAAAATAA
- a CDS encoding DUF6364 family protein — protein MTTKLTLTVEKSIIERAKSYAKNSGRSLSELIENYLETITQDSGNEKLSPKLKKIVGAVKLPKNFDEEKELRSYLEKKHL, from the coding sequence ATGACAACTAAATTAACTTTGACTGTCGAAAAGTCAATTATAGAAAGAGCGAAATCTTACGCAAAAAATAGCGGCAGAAGTTTATCTGAACTTATTGAAAATTATCTTGAAACGATTACGCAAGATAGCGGAAACGAAAAGCTATCGCCTAAACTCAAAAAAATAGTAGGAGCCGTAAAACTTCCCAAAAATTTTGATGAAGAAAAAGAATTACGTTCTTATCTTGAAAAAAAGCATTTATGA
- a CDS encoding PIN domain-containing protein, protein MKKAFIDTNIIVDLIANRKPFSKYAVEIFNKAENKKIKLFTSSHSIATTHYLLKKYMDEKSLREVLYNLLDYLTVIPVSVDILKKGLRSKHKDFEDAIQILCASSEEKIDCIVTRNVKDFKNSEILVLTPDELCIRF, encoded by the coding sequence ATGAAAAAAGCATTTATAGACACCAATATTATTGTTGACTTAATCGCAAACAGAAAGCCTTTCAGCAAATATGCTGTTGAAATTTTTAATAAGGCAGAAAATAAAAAGATTAAACTTTTCACTTCTTCGCACTCCATTGCAACGACACACTATTTGTTAAAAAAATATATGGATGAAAAAAGTTTACGCGAAGTGCTTTATAATTTGTTAGATTATTTGACTGTAATCCCTGTAAGCGTTGATATTTTAAAGAAAGGATTACGTTCAAAACACAAAGATTTTGAAGACGCAATTCAAATTTTATGTGCATCGTCCGAAGAGAAAATAGATTGTATTGTAACGCGCAATGTAAAAGACTTTAAGAATAGCGAAATACTTGTGTTGACTCCTGACGAGCTTTGTATTAGATTTTAA
- the msrA gene encoding peptide-methionine (S)-S-oxide reductase MsrA, with the protein MIPHSDSSITEPRIDTVTFGEGCFWCTEALFQELQGVVSVTSGYSGGTVANPSYEQVCTGLTGHAEVCQIVFDTTKISFVQLLQAFWKTHDPTTLNRAGNDVGTQYRSVIFYHNLRQKELAEEYKKQLNTSGAWTNPVVTEIVPYKIFYKAENYHQDYYRLNGHEPYCQYVIAPKMEKFKKIFKDELKNKK; encoded by the coding sequence ATGATACCGCACTCAGATAGCAGCATTACCGAGCCTCGCATAGATACCGTTACGTTTGGCGAAGGTTGTTTTTGGTGTACGGAAGCATTATTTCAAGAGCTTCAAGGCGTTGTTTCCGTAACTTCCGGCTATTCTGGCGGAACGGTTGCGAATCCTTCGTACGAGCAGGTTTGTACAGGATTAACCGGTCATGCGGAAGTGTGCCAAATTGTGTTTGATACTACTAAAATTTCGTTTGTGCAATTGTTGCAAGCCTTCTGGAAAACACATGATCCTACGACCTTGAACAGAGCCGGAAATGATGTAGGAACGCAATATCGCTCCGTTATTTTTTATCATAATTTACGTCAAAAAGAATTGGCGGAAGAATATAAAAAACAATTGAATACTTCCGGAGCCTGGACAAATCCGGTGGTTACAGAAATTGTACCGTATAAAATATTCTACAAAGCGGAGAATTATCATCAAGATTATTACCGTTTAAACGGACACGAACCGTATTGCCAATACGTGATTGCACCGAAAATGGAAAAATTTAAAAAAATATTTAAAGACGAATTAAAAAATAAAAAATAA
- a CDS encoding DinB superfamily protein: MLPQNLASIYKRDLTKLKEEIQAYHSENEMWKISGEIKNSGGNLTLHLIGNLNHFIGFALGNTGYIREREKEFSEKNIPVTKILVDIDNTILMIEKTFFSMTEHDFQKKYPLSTPLKEPSVEEFMLHLHVHLNYHLGQINYHRRLV; this comes from the coding sequence ATGTTGCCACAAAACTTAGCAAGCATCTACAAACGTGATTTAACAAAGCTGAAAGAAGAAATTCAGGCGTACCATTCGGAAAATGAAATGTGGAAAATTTCGGGAGAAATAAAAAATTCGGGTGGAAATTTAACCTTACACCTCATCGGAAATCTAAATCATTTTATTGGTTTTGCACTTGGAAATACGGGCTATATTCGTGAACGCGAAAAAGAATTTTCCGAAAAAAATATTCCTGTAACCAAAATTCTTGTAGATATTGACAACACGATTTTAATGATTGAAAAAACTTTTTTTTCAATGACAGAACATGATTTTCAGAAAAAATATCCTTTGTCAACACCTTTAAAAGAGCCTTCTGTGGAGGAATTTATGCTTCATTTGCACGTGCATTTGAATTATCATCTCGGACAAATAAATTACCATCGGAGATTAGTGTAA
- a CDS encoding polyprenol monophosphomannose synthase, whose protein sequence is MSRNIVIIPTFNEKENIEKMIRKVFSLPTDFHVLIVDDGSPDGTAGIVKTLVSEFSGKLFIEERKGKLGLGTAYIHGFRWALKNNYDFIFEMDADFSHNPEDLIRLYKACAEQGADVAIGSRYVKGGHIENWPRNRELMSYYASIYVRMILWIKVHDTTAGFKCYRRKVLETIDLDNIKFVGYAFQIEMKYTAWKLGFKIVEVPITFTDRTEGYSKMSKGIFKEAFWGVLQMRFKKIN, encoded by the coding sequence GTGTCCAGAAATATCGTCATCATACCTACTTTCAACGAGAAAGAAAACATCGAAAAAATGATTCGAAAAGTTTTCTCTTTGCCGACTGATTTCCATGTTTTGATTGTGGATGACGGTTCTCCGGATGGCACGGCAGGCATTGTAAAAACACTCGTTTCTGAATTTTCCGGAAAACTTTTTATCGAAGAACGTAAAGGCAAATTAGGCTTGGGAACCGCTTATATTCATGGTTTCCGTTGGGCGCTTAAAAATAATTACGATTTTATTTTTGAGATGGATGCGGATTTTTCTCATAACCCGGAAGATTTAATTCGGCTTTACAAAGCTTGTGCAGAGCAAGGTGCAGATGTTGCTATCGGTTCACGTTACGTCAAAGGCGGGCACATTGAAAATTGGCCCCGCAACCGCGAGCTGATGTCGTATTACGCCTCCATTTACGTGCGAATGATTTTGTGGATTAAGGTGCACGATACAACGGCCGGCTTCAAATGTTATCGCAGAAAAGTGCTGGAAACAATTGATTTGGATAACATCAAATTTGTGGGATATGCTTTTCAAATTGAAATGAAATACACGGCGTGGAAATTGGGATTTAAAATTGTGGAAGTGCCCATCACATTTACCGATCGTACCGAAGGATATTCAAAAATGAGTAAAGGAATTTTTAAAGAAGCATTCTGGGGCGTACTCCAAATGCGGTTCAAAAAAATAAACTGA
- a CDS encoding dihydroorotase, translating into MADFIIENATLVNENKQEIAHVLISEGKIKAIQKNNFSNPNIRTIDARGKFLFPGVIDDQVHFREPGLTHKGDIYTESKAAVAGGITSFMEMPNTIPNALTQELLEDKYKIGAKKSIANFSFYMGASNDNVEEVLKTNAREVCGVKIFMGSSTGNMLVDNVSTLEKIFSSCKLLIAVHCEDEATIRANTEIYKNKFGENVPMACHPQIRSEEACYKSSSLAVRLAKKYNSRLHVLHISTAKETELFDNQIPLKDKRITAEACIHHLWFSDEDYERKGSLIKWNPAIKTKKDRDAILKALLENKIDVIATDHAPHTFEEKSNSYFKAPSGGPLVQHALVAMLEMYHQKKISLEKIVEKMCHAPADCFRVEKRGYIREGYQADLVLVDLNAPWKVEKSTILAKCGWSPFEDQIFQSSVTHTFVNGHLAYENGHFDESQKGQRLLFEK; encoded by the coding sequence ATGGCTGATTTTATTATAGAAAATGCCACGTTGGTGAATGAAAACAAACAAGAAATTGCACATGTTCTCATCAGCGAAGGCAAAATAAAAGCGATTCAAAAAAATAATTTTTCAAACCCGAATATTCGAACCATTGATGCACGCGGAAAATTTCTTTTTCCTGGCGTAATTGATGATCAAGTGCATTTTCGCGAACCTGGCTTAACGCACAAAGGTGATATTTATACAGAATCGAAAGCTGCGGTGGCAGGCGGAATTACATCTTTTATGGAAATGCCAAATACGATTCCGAATGCGCTAACGCAAGAGTTGTTAGAAGACAAATACAAAATTGGGGCAAAAAAATCCATCGCTAATTTTTCTTTTTACATGGGCGCTTCCAACGACAATGTGGAGGAAGTGTTGAAAACGAATGCTCGTGAGGTGTGTGGCGTAAAAATATTTATGGGATCTTCCACCGGAAATATGTTGGTGGACAATGTTAGCACTTTGGAAAAGATATTTTCGAGCTGTAAACTCTTGATAGCTGTGCATTGCGAAGATGAAGCTACAATTCGCGCGAACACGGAAATCTATAAAAATAAATTTGGAGAAAATGTTCCGATGGCTTGTCATCCGCAAATACGTAGCGAAGAAGCCTGTTACAAATCCTCTTCTTTAGCCGTTCGGTTGGCAAAAAAATACAATTCGCGCTTACATGTTTTACATATTTCTACAGCGAAAGAAACGGAATTATTTGACAATCAAATCCCATTGAAAGACAAGCGCATCACGGCGGAAGCTTGTATTCATCATTTGTGGTTTTCGGATGAAGATTATGAAAGAAAAGGAAGTTTGATAAAATGGAATCCGGCAATTAAAACGAAAAAAGATCGCGATGCCATTTTAAAAGCACTACTCGAAAATAAAATTGATGTGATTGCTACTGACCATGCTCCGCATACGTTTGAAGAAAAAAGTAATTCGTATTTTAAAGCGCCTTCTGGCGGACCATTGGTGCAACACGCTTTGGTTGCAATGTTGGAAATGTATCATCAGAAAAAAATTTCCTTGGAGAAAATTGTGGAGAAAATGTGTCATGCGCCTGCGGATTGTTTTCGCGTGGAAAAACGCGGATACATTCGCGAAGGTTATCAAGCAGATTTAGTTTTGGTGGATTTAAACGCACCTTGGAAAGTAGAAAAATCAACAATTTTAGCAAAATGTGGATGGTCTCCTTTTGAAGATCAAATTTTTCAGTCGAGCGTTACGCACACATTTGTAAACGGTCATTTAGCTTACGAAAATGGGCATTTTGATGAATCTCAAAAAGGGCAACGATTGTTATTCGAAAAATAA
- a CDS encoding gamma carbonic anhydrase family protein, whose amino-acid sequence MALIKKVNGISPTLGTDCYLAENATIVGDVVMGNQCSVWFNAVVRGDVNSIRMGNKVNVQDGAVIHCTYLKTTTDIGNNVSIGHNALVHGCKIHDNVLIGMGAIVMDNVVIGSNSIIAAGAVVLENTIVEEGSVYAGVPAKKVKNTSPELINGEIKRVADNYVKYSSWFKEE is encoded by the coding sequence ATGGCATTGATAAAAAAAGTAAATGGTATTTCTCCGACGCTTGGAACAGATTGTTATTTAGCTGAAAACGCAACAATTGTAGGCGATGTAGTAATGGGAAATCAATGCAGCGTTTGGTTTAATGCCGTCGTTCGCGGCGATGTAAATTCCATTCGCATGGGAAATAAAGTGAACGTGCAAGATGGTGCCGTCATTCATTGTACGTATTTAAAAACCACGACTGACATAGGAAACAACGTTTCCATCGGACACAATGCTTTGGTGCACGGTTGCAAAATTCACGACAATGTGCTGATTGGAATGGGCGCCATTGTGATGGACAATGTCGTGATCGGCAGCAATTCAATCATCGCAGCAGGCGCAGTAGTATTGGAAAATACGATTGTGGAAGAAGGTTCTGTTTACGCTGGCGTACCTGCAAAAAAAGTAAAAAATACGAGTCCGGAATTAATCAACGGCGAAATAAAACGCGTCGCGGATAATTATGTAAAATATTCTTCGTGGTTTAAAGAGGAATAA
- a CDS encoding T9SS type A sorting domain-containing protein yields LGSYDFPVGNTTSYQRANINFTAATSIPNLLARFDTPAPAGPQGNTECATTYNLADLNNGYWTITASSNPTTGTYTTTLYPTAYSNSAGASGWTVIKNDGGPWFLSGVCQASTVTMVVRKLMSGFSKFAVAQATVPLPIELLSFTGQNQGSSNLLSWATASETNNAFFTVEHSEDGSSFTQVAQVSGAGNSTQEHDYSTIDRNPFNPITYYRLKQTDYDGHFTNSDVIAIQSKLPDVNISNIRPNPTKDNVSCDVSTPVNGQVQIQIVDMYGKILIDQTQSVAQGITTLSTNLSNVSPGIYAMKIIFSQPSLSATVQMVKSVHKIVKY; encoded by the coding sequence CTGGGTTCTTATGATTTTCCTGTTGGAAATACTACCAGTTACCAAAGAGCGAATATCAATTTTACAGCAGCCACTTCTATCCCAAATTTATTGGCGCGATTTGATACACCCGCTCCAGCTGGTCCGCAGGGAAATACAGAATGTGCTACAACATACAATTTGGCTGATTTAAATAATGGATATTGGACGATTACAGCCTCTTCCAATCCTACAACAGGAACGTATACCACCACACTTTATCCTACAGCATATAGCAACAGTGCAGGTGCAAGCGGATGGACTGTTATAAAAAATGATGGAGGACCTTGGTTTTTGAGTGGTGTTTGTCAAGCATCTACCGTAACAATGGTTGTCAGAAAATTAATGAGCGGATTTTCAAAATTTGCGGTAGCCCAAGCTACTGTTCCGCTTCCAATAGAACTCCTTTCGTTTACTGGACAAAATCAAGGAAGTAGCAATTTGCTTTCCTGGGCAACAGCCAGCGAAACGAACAATGCTTTTTTTACTGTTGAACACTCAGAGGATGGAAGTTCATTTACTCAGGTTGCTCAAGTAAGTGGTGCTGGAAACAGTACACAGGAGCACGATTATAGCACTATTGATCGCAATCCATTTAATCCAATTACATATTACCGATTAAAACAAACAGATTACGATGGACATTTTACGAATTCAGATGTTATTGCAATTCAAAGTAAACTACCTGACGTAAATATCAGTAATATAAGACCAAATCCAACTAAGGACAATGTTTCTTGTGATGTTTCAACTCCTGTAAATGGGCAAGTTCAAATACAAATAGTGGATATGTATGGAAAAATTTTAATTGATCAAACGCAATCTGTAGCTCAAGGAATAACAACCCTTAGCACTAATCTAAGCAATGTATCCCCGGGTATTTATGCGATGAAAATTATTTTTTCGCAACCCTCTTTGTCAGCTACGGTTCAAATGGTAAAATCTGTTCATAAAATTGTGAAATACTAA